In Pedosphaera parvula Ellin514, the genomic stretch GGTGCCGGACCAGGCTTACTGCAACGCGAATGGTATCGATTACCAGCCTTGCGTGTTGCCCGGAGATGTGCTGGCAGCGGGCCAGAGGGTGCATGGGAACCTCGAATGGGAAATGTTTTACAATGCGACCAGACTGGCTTGTCAGGGCATTTACATTTCCATGTTCGACGAATTCAATGAGGGAAATCAAATTGCCTGCACGGCCGAAAATGCCTCCATGTCTCCGTCCGGATATTCCTCACTTTACCCGACACTGGATCAGGATGGCACTGCCTGCTCGTCCGATTACTATTTAAGACTTACCGGCGACGGCAATCGGATGTTTAAGGGAATAACATCATTGACCTCCGTCAGGCCAACAGTCCCGGTGCTACCGGTGGTATATCCTGCTGCGCCATTGAATTTGATTGGGAAGAGTAGAAATGGCCAGGCCGTCCTGAGCTGGAACGCAGTGACCGGCCCGGCGGATGTTTTAAGTTACAATGTTAAACGGGCGACGGTGAGCGGAGGTCCTTACACGGCGGTGGCGACCAACGTGGGAAACGTCAGTTACGTCGATTCAGGCCTCAGTAACGGTGCAACCTATTACTATGTTGTCAGCGCAGTAAATTCACTTGGGGAAAGTGCGGACTCCATTCAGGCTTCAGTGACGCCCACGGCTTTTTATAAAATCAATTCCGGCAGTGGAGCGGCAGGTTCGTTTACGGCAGACACCAACTACTCCGGCGGCAATAGTGGCGGTACGGGCACAGCGATTGATACGAGCGCGGTCACGAATCCAGCGCCACAAGCGGTTTATCAAACGGAACGATGGGGAAACAATATTTATACGTTTTCCGGTTTGCTCCCGGGAACCAACTACAAAGTAAGACTGCATTTCGCGGAAATCTTTTACACCGCAGCCGGGATACGTCAGTTCAATGTCTTTATCAATGGCATCGAAGTCCTTGCCAACTACGATATCTTTGCTGCCGCCGGAACCAACTACAAAGCGGTCATCAAGGGATATACCATCCCCGCCAATGGCAGCGGACAAATTATCATTCAATACGTCAGCATTGCCGGGAAAGATAACGCCAAATCCAGCGGCATTGAAGTTTTGCCAATAGACACCGCACTGCCTCCGGTTCCATCCGGTTTGGGGGCGACGACTGTTTCCAGCAGCCAGATCATGTTGAGCTGGACCACTTCCGCTACCGCGGACAGTTACAAATTGAAACGCGCAACTTCCAGTGGTGGTCCCTACACGACCATTGCCACGAATATTACCGGTTCGGCGTACTGGGATAGTGAATTGGCTGCGAACACAACTTATTATTACGAAGTGTCAGCCGTGAACGGCAACGGGGAGGGCGGCAATAGCGTCGCGGCCGGCGCCGCAACCCAGGCGTTGCCAGTCCCAGCGCCTCCGGTTGGATTGAATATTGTTAGCTCGAGCAATGGGCAGGTTGTTTTGACTTGGAACGGGTGCGGTTGGGCTGACGGTTACAATGTGAAGCAGGCGACCAACAGTGGCGGGCCTTATACGATTATCGGCGCCAATGTTCCGGGCGTATTGTTTACAAATAGCAACCTGGCCATTGGCGCGACTTATTATTTTGTGGTCTCGTCAACCAACACAGCCGGTGAGAGCGCCAATTCATCGGAAGCCTCCGTCACGCTTGGAAAGTTGAATCGCGCGGGATGGGGGGCTGCTGCTTCATCGAGCAACGTCATTGACCCTCCGACAAATGCGATTGATGGCGACATCGGCACGCGTTGGTCAACCGGCGCGGTTCAAACGCCCGGTCAATGGTTCCAAGTGGACATGGGAACCACCAACATTTGCAACACGATCGTTATGGATTGCGGCAGTTCTTTGAACGATTATCCCCGCGGTTATCAAGTCGTTGTTTCTCTGGACGGAACGCATTGGAGTAGCGTCGTTGCCACGGGTGCAGGCTCAGCTGTAATGCGAGTTACATTCACAGCACAGCCAGCCCGGTTCATCCGCGTGACTCAGACCGGCAGCGCTTCGGCAAATTGGTGGAGTATTGCTGAATTTAACGCGTATGGTGTCCCCGGAGCCCTGCCTGCGGCGCCAGGGGCAGTTGCGGCAATTCCCGGCGATGGGCTCGTCACTTTGACTTGGAATTCCAGTTTTGGGGCCACCGGTTACAATGTCCAGCAATCCACAACC encodes the following:
- a CDS encoding fibronectin type III domain-containing protein, translated to MTYDRYPADLRQRVTLSRRLFCIAVMLSALLGISSTVQTLKAASPPGDVVGKVTVGYQGWFSCAGDGAPIGGWWHYSGGAYPTPNTLSNGIHCWPDVRQFENVYQTGFTNFGNGQPATLFSSYDQQTVNTHFRWMAENGINTAALQRFNPFSGEGLTRDAMAVKVKIAAESYGRKFYIMYDATGWLNVDTEIKTDWTNKMAALTASPAYARQSGKPVVCIWGLGMNDQNHPFTPDVCLDIVNWFKSQGCYVIGGTRRDWRTVDPTYLPFYNALNMISPWMIGYIGSVSGADGAYANFWVPDQAYCNANGIDYQPCVLPGDVLAAGQRVHGNLEWEMFYNATRLACQGIYISMFDEFNEGNQIACTAENASMSPSGYSSLYPTLDQDGTACSSDYYLRLTGDGNRMFKGITSLTSVRPTVPVLPVVYPAAPLNLIGKSRNGQAVLSWNAVTGPADVLSYNVKRATVSGGPYTAVATNVGNVSYVDSGLSNGATYYYVVSAVNSLGESADSIQASVTPTAFYKINSGSGAAGSFTADTNYSGGNSGGTGTAIDTSAVTNPAPQAVYQTERWGNNIYTFSGLLPGTNYKVRLHFAEIFYTAAGIRQFNVFINGIEVLANYDIFAAAGTNYKAVIKGYTIPANGSGQIIIQYVSIAGKDNAKSSGIEVLPIDTALPPVPSGLGATTVSSSQIMLSWTTSATADSYKLKRATSSGGPYTTIATNITGSAYWDSELAANTTYYYEVSAVNGNGEGGNSVAAGAATQALPVPAPPVGLNIVSSSNGQVVLTWNGCGWADGYNVKQATNSGGPYTIIGANVPGVLFTNSNLAIGATYYFVVSSTNTAGESANSSEASVTLGKLNRAGWGAAASSSNVIDPPTNAIDGDIGTRWSTGAVQTPGQWFQVDMGTTNICNTIVMDCGSSLNDYPRGYQVVVSLDGTHWSSVVATGAGSAVMRVTFTAQPARFIRVTQTGSASANWWSIAEFNAYGVPGALPAAPGAVAAIPGDGLVTLTWNSSFGATGYNVQQSTTSGGPYAVTATNITSLAYTNYNLTNGTLYYLVVVPINSLGAGTPSVEVASRPYSTALTAISSASGSVTLSWATNLPLTLYSTTNLATPNSWMIVTNMPTSSNGQWILTLPTDTGSEGYFRLQ